TCGTGATTTCGAAATTCAATTATCTTTATTCTTGTTCTTACAAAACTTAATTAAAGCAATTGTTGTTGTAATAGCATGTATCATACAAAAGTTCCTGAAGGCATATAGTGACtttgcataaaatatatatagacgaATAATATACAAGTTAACAAAATACTAATACCGTAACGATACATTACGGCGCTAACTTATCATTTGCCTAAAGCTTTAATGAAACTGAAACGTAATCGTTACATTTTTTGCTATATGAATTGCATTCtgtatattaaattaaaaagtatataaatacatgatacGAGATCATCTACAAAACATTACACTTTGCACACTAGTAGGGTAACTTGGCTCGCTATACAAGACTTACAACTGTCATAACACCGTCCTTTACAACTCGGGTAGTCGATGTTCCTTTTGTACTTCCATCGACTGGAGCCGACTTTTCAACGCTTTTACAGCCGTCAACTGTTATAGTCATCTGGAAAgaaaatggatatttttttatatcgcTGAACGTCATTTCGGTATGTTGTGTGTGGTTTAGtgtgtgttttgagagactgtggtataaaAATGTTGTGTTCTCAAACATGATGCCACcatcttttctttattttctgttgCTATATCGATGAAGCATACCACCGAAACAACCAATCAGCACACGATGTTCGGTCGATCAAATtatgttaaagttatatatgctATAATTGGGCAATCAACGACacgttattttttctttaatgatCTAATCGAAACTATAACGTTTGATGATTTAGATGTAAAAGTGATTCAAAAGCACTGACAAACattatgatgccttataaacattagttacaacacaaaatcGATGCagtgtaaaattattttttatgccttaaagttagatgaaaacatacatgcaaatacaaatttataatgaaattgtagatcaGCATTTTGAATCATAGCCTAACCGtaaatattcatttcactgcCATGTGccataattatattaataattatgTTTGACATTACTTCCAAACATAATTTTCAACTCTTTTTAAATTTGttgaattaaatttaaattaaaaaaaagtatcgTAAGTATTACAATGCTAAAAATATTAGCAATTTGTGGTagtgaataaaatatcaaaagctcTAAGACTTCTTGATTCACGAGTACGAAATTTACGGCacacacaactttaaaacctCACATATGCTGAGTACCACATACACATGGGCTTGGATGGGTCTTAGGCAGAGGGTAGAAGAAAGATATCGTAATGACCATATTTAATGGTACATTATTCATATAGCTGTAAAAATGGAATTCTTATGACTCACTTTATCCTAGCATTTCTTACAAAGTATCGTAGAAAACCAAATACCTACCCTGTGCATTTTCTCGTCGAAACCTTTCGTTTCGTATTCCTTCCCAGATTCAAAAGTTGTTGATTTGACTACTTGGCCGTCGGCTAAAAGATCCAATGTCCATATACCTTTCTCCAAGGAGAGCGATGATccaaaaatgatgtttttgaaATGCTCAATCATCCCCTCTTCCACTTCTACAGCAAAAtagtacaaacaaacaaacaaacgtagATCAATAACGcaatatgtacatattatgATTGTACGCATGAGAAGCGAAATATGCTCGTTAGAAAATTAAAGTAATTTAATGTATTTCCTGAAATATGAATTTTAGTGTATAAAGATGTCTTTGGAGGTTTCGATTCAATTTATATTACTCTCTTCGTGTTTACGAAAAATAGAAGACCTCATATCTAATTTTATGGGCAAAATGATGATTAAAGAATTCATTTACAGTTTTAAGCATTAACAATACCGCCCGTTTGATTGTCAAACTTCAAAGTTACACATTTATACAGGTATAACACACTACTAGGAAATAAGCATTTACCATTTGGCAGGTCTAAGTAAAGTAGAAAAAATATGCCTTTCGATTTCCGCCTTGTCGTAAAAACCTTATAGAGAGCTTGAAGAACACATTTGGACACAGTTGCTAGATAGAAGAGTATATGGGCAGTGCACCAGTTCAAGGGGACTAACTGTTGATAGTTTGTAAATGTTGCATATTGGTTACCAATGGCATTGGGTAGTTTAATTGTTGACAAATAATGCAATATATTTATACAGCGGAAATTGTCGacgtataaaataaaaagaatatatatacataatcttCGTTCATATTTCCACTAGAGCTGatcataaaaatattgttattgaaTATTATGTTTTACTTGTTGTCGTTGTCTACGCTTTTGTTTACGATATCTATATTTTTAGGTTTGTTTTCTTCTAGCTTCCTCAAAAATGAAAGAATGTCATACAAATAACCacgaaatatttttaaattttaaatacgGTAGATACGGTAGAATTTAACTGTGATTCGGTTTGATGAGATTGCATTTTTTAAGTGTTCACATGGTTCTATCACCATGACACCTACACTGCAGGGCTACATGACACGTCGGATATGTTGAAGAAAAAGtaagataaaacaaacaatgcacAACACATGATACActttaaagaaaaatcaaatGTCCTAGACAGAAAAGATATATAATAAAGGCAATATGTGTGATTTGTATTTACTGCAACTTAGCAAAATACGATTCTTCCGTTATAGTTAACGTTTGATACCAATCAAAATCGTCATACccaaaaataagaaattttgttttattttgttagcAAATCACCAAACACCAGAAATCGGTATTTCAGGTGTGCTTCTTCCGTAGCCgcttaaaaataattttaacattttcccTTTGTTATTtgcagatgatgatgatgaggtgCGGACATACAcgacaatatttattttaaccaCATAGCACATTATCGATTATTTATTCATGAATCTGCTGGATGATAATACTTCACAAACATACTCATCTCTTTGAAGAATTTGTCGAATCCCTCTGCTTCGCCAGCAGGCTTGGTTGCTTTCCATGTTCCAATGAACTCACTTGCCATGTTTAACTGTTGGGAGCTACAGACGAGTTGAATAAGACGAGAAAGCGTGTATTCGCTCGTGGGGTTATAAAGAGATAACGTAATACCAAATTATTACGGTAGCCGAGATAGCATGAGATAtgtttattcatatttcaaatttctGATCACCCATTGTTTTATACCATATCTTAGGGGTTGATGTACGCGTCATATAATgattctatttttagatttagaaTTGTTCTGAGATCTCTTATTCATGTTCATTTATCCATGTACGTCCTCAGCTCGACACGTGCACTGGTCAGACAAACGTGACAAATTTGATGCCCTACTTTAATACACGTTTCAATTAAACACGAATGTTCTGGGAGTTATATTAATCCTAAAATCAAATTGAATACGTAACACCTTTTACGACACACTTCGCACCGGACATCTTGGTGTGTTTGGGTGTCCAACTATTGCCCACTATGACCATATAaagcatatacaatgtattcatacatttgtttgttgagtttttacggcccatcgacaactaaggtcatttagggccaaactacaaggcaggcattagtattaggatataaacaaggactgtatTTAACatatcagggtaagaaaaaggccagtaaaaactaaaacacaaattgaaaatgttgatttaatgaAAAGAGTTGCATAGGATCAAATAGTTTTGGGTAAAACATGAGAAAATTCATGCActatgttgatgaaacgatgagtGTTGCGTTTATATGATTAtaagatgagaaaacgttcaaattttgttaaaaatgccgaTCCCTTGAAACagttgaaaatacgattatgtctcacgacatGGAACAatgtgtacatgtcggagacatcgttaTAATTATCTCgtatatgtttaaaatcaatacaatgcaataaaatatgttccactgtgagagga
The DNA window shown above is from Argopecten irradians isolate NY chromosome 8, Ai_NY, whole genome shotgun sequence and carries:
- the LOC138328794 gene encoding uncharacterized protein, which translates into the protein MASEFIGTWKATKPAGEAEGFDKFFKEMKVEEGMIEHFKNIIFGSSLSLEKGIWTLDLLADGQVVKSTTFESGKEYETKGFDEKMHRMTITVDGCKSVEKSAPVDGSTKGTSTTRVVKDGVMTVTSLSIENPACSMTYTMKKQ